The Flavobacterium psychrophilum genome includes a region encoding these proteins:
- a CDS encoding exonuclease gives MYAILDIETTGGQFNEEGITEIAIYKFDGHEVVDQFISLVNPEKTIQPFVVKLTGINNAMLRSAPKFYEVAKRIIEITEGCIIVAHNAQFDYRVLRTEFKNLGYDFEKQTLCTVELSQKLLPEQKSHSLGKLVRALGIPMSDRHRATGDAMATVQLFKLLLAKDTEKEILTGLIKTEQKKGISPKLLDLVENIPSVTGLYYIYKESGELIYLGKSRNIKKRVNQHFTSLSRKSKRLQREAFSVQYEETGSELIALLKECQEIKVNKPSLNRALKKTEFPWSLYAEKDEHGYICLKLQKTDNRKKDIVSFPGIVEGRNALFAIVEKYKLCQKINDITASDKENCFPHELGNCNGACLGHEAPEEYNARVMEFINNNSFHNQSMIIIDRGRAIDERSAILIENGVYKGYAFYNLNYQINNIDILKNILIPMENNKDAKKIIQSYMRKKKGLKIVRF, from the coding sequence TTGTACGCAATACTTGACATAGAAACGACCGGAGGACAATTTAATGAAGAAGGGATTACTGAGATTGCCATTTATAAGTTTGATGGCCACGAAGTTGTAGACCAGTTTATTAGCCTTGTAAACCCCGAAAAAACCATACAGCCTTTTGTTGTAAAGTTAACAGGCATTAATAATGCCATGCTGCGTAGCGCACCTAAGTTTTATGAGGTTGCAAAACGTATTATAGAGATCACCGAAGGATGCATTATTGTTGCTCACAACGCTCAGTTTGACTATCGCGTGCTCCGTACAGAGTTTAAAAACCTGGGATACGACTTTGAAAAGCAAACACTTTGTACTGTTGAGCTTTCCCAAAAATTACTTCCCGAACAAAAATCGCACAGCCTTGGCAAACTGGTACGCGCATTGGGCATACCAATGAGCGACAGGCACCGTGCTACAGGCGATGCTATGGCAACGGTTCAGCTTTTTAAGCTATTGCTTGCTAAAGACACAGAAAAAGAAATCCTTACCGGGCTTATAAAAACAGAACAGAAAAAAGGTATTTCGCCTAAACTTCTGGATCTTGTTGAAAATATACCTTCGGTTACAGGCCTTTATTATATCTACAAAGAAAGCGGCGAACTTATTTATCTCGGCAAAAGCCGTAATATAAAAAAGAGGGTCAACCAACATTTCACAAGCTTATCGCGAAAATCGAAAAGGCTTCAACGTGAAGCGTTTTCTGTTCAGTATGAAGAAACCGGCAGCGAACTTATCGCCTTGCTTAAAGAATGCCAGGAAATAAAAGTAAACAAGCCGTCTTTAAACCGTGCGCTAAAGAAAACGGAATTCCCATGGTCTTTATATGCCGAAAAAGATGAACACGGCTACATTTGCCTGAAACTTCAGAAAACAGATAACCGTAAAAAAGATATTGTTTCATTTCCGGGTATCGTTGAAGGAAGAAATGCATTGTTTGCTATTGTTGAAAAATACAAGCTTTGCCAGAAGATAAACGACATTACAGCTTCCGATAAAGAAAACTGTTTTCCGCATGAGTTGGGCAACTGTAACGGTGCATGCCTTGGACATGAAGCACCCGAAGAATACAATGCACGTGTTATGGAGTTTATAAATAACAACAGTTTTCACAACCAGAGCATGATCATTATAGACAGGGGCCGTGCTATTGATGAGCGTAGTGCCATACTTATAGAGAACGGTGTTTATAAAGGCTATGCTTTCTACAATCTTAACTACCAGATAAACAACATAGACATTCTTAAAAACATTCTTATACCAATGGAAAATAATAAGGATGCAAAAAAAATAATACAGAGCTACATGCGAAAAAAGAAAGGCTTAAAAATAGTACGTTTTTAA
- a CDS encoding alanine racemase produces the protein MSIQSNLLEIKATIPEHITLVAVSKTKPVPDLLEAYNAGQRIFGENKIQEMAGKYDEMPKDIEWHMIGHVQTNKVKYMAPFVSLVHGVDSLKLLAEINKQAKKNNRTINCLLQMHIAEEETKFGMDESELEELLASEEFKQMENIKVTGLMGMATFTEDENQIKKEFTHLKSTFDNACKQVTNNCQLSTLSMGMSGDYKIAIACGSTMVRIGSSIFGGR, from the coding sequence ATGTCAATACAATCAAACTTACTCGAAATAAAAGCTACAATTCCTGAGCACATAACGCTTGTAGCGGTATCTAAAACCAAGCCTGTACCCGATCTTCTTGAAGCATACAACGCAGGGCAACGCATTTTTGGCGAGAATAAGATTCAGGAGATGGCAGGCAAATATGACGAGATGCCGAAGGATATTGAATGGCATATGATAGGCCACGTGCAGACCAATAAGGTAAAATATATGGCACCTTTTGTTAGCCTGGTACATGGCGTGGACAGCCTTAAACTATTGGCAGAAATAAACAAACAGGCGAAGAAAAATAATCGCACTATAAACTGTTTATTACAAATGCATATTGCCGAAGAGGAAACAAAATTCGGCATGGACGAAAGTGAGCTTGAGGAATTATTGGCTTCGGAAGAATTTAAGCAGATGGAAAATATCAAGGTAACCGGACTTATGGGTATGGCTACATTTACCGAAGATGAAAACCAGATCAAAAAAGAATTCACACACTTAAAATCTACTTTCGACAACGCCTGTAAACAGGTAACGAATAACTGCCAATTATCAACTTTAAGTATGGGTATGAGTGGCGATTACAAAATTGCAATTGCCTGCGGAAGCACTATGGTACGTATTGGCAGCAGCATATTTGGCGGCAGGTAA
- a CDS encoding 3-hydroxybutyryl-CoA dehydrogenase (converts (S)-3-hydroxybutanoyl-CoA to 3-acetoacetyl-CoA) produces MKNIAVIGAGTMGNGIAHTFAQSGFNVKLIDISEKSLDKGMATIAANLDRMVAKGTITEEDKARTITNIITYTDIKDGVVNADLVVEAATENVELKLRIFKDLSSFCDEKSILATNTSSISITQIAAVTNRQDKVIGMHFMNPVPIMKLVEIIRGYNTSDEVTKSIMELSEKLGKVPVEVNDYPGFVANRILMPMINEAIETLYNGVAGVYEIDTVMKLGMAHPMGPLQLADFIGLDVCLSILNVMYDGFKNPKYAPCPLLVNMVMAGKLGVKSGEGFYDYKESKKAEKVAAMFTK; encoded by the coding sequence ATGAAAAATATTGCAGTTATAGGTGCAGGAACTATGGGGAATGGTATTGCCCATACTTTTGCACAAAGCGGCTTTAACGTTAAGCTAATTGACATTTCGGAAAAATCTTTAGACAAAGGTATGGCAACTATTGCTGCCAATCTTGACCGTATGGTTGCTAAAGGCACTATTACCGAAGAAGATAAAGCCAGAACAATAACTAATATCATTACTTATACCGATATTAAAGACGGTGTGGTAAACGCCGATCTTGTAGTAGAAGCAGCAACTGAAAATGTTGAGCTTAAACTGCGCATATTTAAAGACCTTAGTAGTTTTTGCGATGAGAAATCTATTCTTGCAACCAATACATCTTCAATATCTATCACGCAGATTGCGGCGGTAACTAACAGGCAGGATAAAGTTATTGGTATGCACTTTATGAACCCTGTACCCATTATGAAACTAGTAGAAATTATCCGTGGCTATAACACGTCCGACGAGGTTACCAAAAGCATCATGGAGCTTTCTGAAAAACTGGGTAAAGTACCTGTAGAGGTTAACGACTACCCTGGTTTTGTAGCAAACCGCATTCTAATGCCCATGATCAACGAAGCTATAGAGACACTTTACAACGGTGTTGCAGGTGTTTACGAAATAGACACGGTTATGAAACTGGGGATGGCGCACCCAATGGGCCCGCTTCAGCTTGCTGATTTTATAGGACTTGATGTATGCCTTTCTATACTTAATGTAATGTACGACGGATTTAAAAATCCTAAATATGCTCCATGCCCTTTATTGGTTAACATGGTAATGGCCGGTAAGCTTGGTGTTAAATCGGGCGAAGGTTTCTATGATTACAAAGAGAGCAAAAAAGCAGAGAAAGTAGCAGCAATGTTTACTAAATAG
- a CDS encoding oxidoreductase has translation MLKVGVLGAGHLGKIHLRLLNQSEKYDLVGFFDPNSDNADKVAAEFGYRKFNTISELIAAVDVVDIVTPTLSHFDCAKEAIEAGRHVFIEKPIANTVEEADELINLATKHNVKGQVGHVERFNPAFISTKDKIENPMFIETHRLAEFNPRGTDVPVVLDLMIHDIDVILSVVKSKVKLINASGVSVISDTPDIANARIEFENGCVANLTSSRISLKNMRKSRFFQKDAYISVDFLDKVCEVVKMKDAPEIPGDFDMILQNAEGIKKQIYFENPDIEVNNAILDELETFSDAITNGTTPIVTLEDGTEALRVAYRIIDCFKK, from the coding sequence ATGCTTAAAGTTGGCGTATTGGGCGCAGGGCATCTTGGGAAAATACACCTGAGGCTGCTTAACCAGTCTGAAAAATATGATCTTGTAGGTTTTTTTGACCCGAACAGTGATAATGCAGATAAAGTGGCAGCCGAATTTGGCTACCGTAAATTTAATACCATAAGCGAGCTGATAGCAGCCGTAGATGTTGTAGATATTGTAACCCCTACCCTTTCGCACTTTGACTGTGCTAAAGAAGCTATTGAGGCAGGCAGGCATGTATTTATAGAGAAGCCTATAGCAAATACCGTAGAAGAAGCCGACGAGCTTATAAATCTTGCTACAAAGCATAACGTAAAAGGGCAGGTGGGACACGTAGAGCGTTTTAACCCTGCTTTCATATCTACTAAAGACAAGATCGAAAACCCGATGTTTATTGAAACACACCGCCTTGCAGAGTTTAATCCGCGTGGTACTGATGTTCCTGTAGTTTTGGATTTAATGATTCACGACATTGACGTTATTTTAAGTGTAGTAAAATCTAAAGTAAAGCTAATTAATGCCAGCGGTGTATCGGTTATTAGTGATACCCCCGATATTGCCAACGCACGTATTGAGTTTGAGAACGGTTGTGTTGCCAATCTTACCTCCAGCCGTATTTCCTTAAAGAACATGCGTAAGTCGCGCTTCTTTCAAAAGGATGCTTATATCTCTGTAGACTTTTTAGATAAGGTATGTGAAGTAGTTAAAATGAAAGATGCTCCTGAAATTCCGGGCGATTTTGATATGATCCTTCAAAACGCAGAAGGCATTAAAAAGCAGATTTATTTTGAAAATCCGGATATTGAGGTAAACAATGCTATACTGGATGAACTGGAAACTTTTTCTGACGCAATAACCAATGGCACTACGCCTATTGTAACCCTTGAAGATGGTACAGAGGCATTACGTGTAGCTTACAGGATTATAGATTGTTTTAAGAAGTAA
- a CDS encoding protein-L-isoaspartate O-methyltransferase: MKDTAKHQGLRNQLAAVLEQKGITDRNVLEAIKKVPRHLFLNSSFEDYAYQDKAFPIGAGQTISQPYTVAFQSQLLQVEKGHQVLEIGTGSGYQTAVLCAMGAKVFSVERQNELFKTTSLLLPKLNIRPKHLSFGDGYKGLPNYAPFDSIIVTAGAPLIPKPLMAQLKIGGRLVIPVGEDPQIMTMLIRKNETQFEKHEFGEFRFVPLLENKN; the protein is encoded by the coding sequence TTGAAAGATACAGCAAAACATCAAGGACTTCGCAATCAGCTTGCAGCAGTTTTGGAGCAAAAGGGCATTACCGATAGAAATGTCCTGGAAGCGATAAAAAAAGTGCCGCGCCACCTTTTTCTTAATTCCAGTTTTGAAGATTACGCCTATCAGGACAAAGCATTCCCTATAGGTGCCGGTCAGACTATATCGCAACCTTACACTGTTGCCTTTCAATCGCAATTGCTTCAGGTAGAAAAAGGGCACCAGGTATTAGAAATAGGTACAGGTTCCGGGTATCAAACAGCAGTTTTATGCGCTATGGGAGCCAAGGTGTTCAGTGTAGAAAGACAAAACGAATTGTTCAAAACAACATCGCTTTTACTACCTAAATTAAATATCAGGCCAAAACATCTTTCTTTTGGAGATGGTTATAAAGGTCTTCCTAACTACGCACCTTTTGACAGCATTATCGTAACCGCAGGCGCACCGTTAATACCTAAGCCCCTAATGGCACAGTTAAAAATAGGTGGCAGGCTGGTTATACCTGTTGGCGAAGATCCGCAGATCATGACAATGCTTATCCGTAAAAATGAAACACAGTTTGAAAAGCATGAATTTGGAGAGTTCAGGTTTGTACCGCTCCTTGAAAATAAAAACTAA
- a CDS encoding single-stranded DNA-binding protein, with protein sequence MQKTVNILNKRARFDYEIIETFTAGIVLAGSEIKSIRLGKASIAESFCEFHEHELFAINTNIEEYAYSRSFSHTPKSERKLLLNKKELKSLLKSVQNKGLTIIPLKLFTNEKGIAKLDIGLARGKKNYDKRETMKERDSKRDIDRIKKEFK encoded by the coding sequence ATGCAAAAAACGGTTAACATACTAAACAAGAGAGCAAGGTTTGATTATGAAATAATTGAAACCTTTACAGCAGGTATTGTGCTTGCCGGCTCTGAAATAAAATCCATTCGTTTGGGCAAGGCTTCTATTGCCGAAAGTTTTTGCGAATTTCACGAGCACGAGTTGTTTGCAATTAATACAAACATTGAAGAATACGCATATAGCCGAAGCTTTAGCCATACACCAAAAAGCGAACGTAAGCTATTACTAAATAAAAAAGAACTTAAAAGCCTTTTAAAAAGCGTACAGAATAAAGGGCTTACTATAATTCCGCTAAAGTTATTTACAAACGAGAAAGGTATCGCTAAACTTGATATTGGACTTGCACGCGGTAAAAAGAACTACGACAAGCGGGAAACAATGAAAGAGCGCGATAGCAAACGCGATATAGACAGGATTAAAAAAGAATTCAAATAG
- a CDS encoding transporter — MENKVSNDPLHGITLKKILEDLVGFYGFDTLGELIKIKCFNENPSVKSSLTFLRKTEWARKKVEELYIRTLPKLKNLP, encoded by the coding sequence ATGGAAAACAAAGTTTCAAACGATCCGCTGCACGGCATCACGCTTAAAAAAATATTGGAAGACCTTGTTGGCTTTTACGGCTTCGATACATTAGGTGAACTCATTAAAATAAAATGCTTTAATGAAAATCCCAGTGTAAAATCAAGCCTTACCTTTTTACGTAAAACCGAATGGGCGCGCAAAAAAGTAGAAGAGCTTTACATAAGAACGCTTCCTAAACTAAAAAATCTTCCATAA
- a CDS encoding aldose epimerase yields the protein MNITITNDALTAVINPQGAELISLRDSSNEYMWEGNPDFWGKHSPILFPIVGTLKNNSYTLNDKKYSMSRHGFARDNRFKVKEHDSRSVIFSLTPNDETKKHFPFDFELELKYALQDKKLTLDYTVRNTGDVEMPFSLGAHPAFALSGNFNDYSLHFEKEEPLVSSQLENDLISDTTVSIAANNGEVKLSYYLFKDDALIFKSVQSDFIEIKKDGTAFLKVTFSDFPHLGIWTKQDAPFICIEPWQGYSDSYDADGDFLKKEGIVTLQPDEEFNASFSIAILR from the coding sequence TTGAATATCACTATTACTAATGATGCACTTACTGCAGTTATCAATCCGCAGGGCGCAGAACTTATATCTTTAAGAGACAGTAGTAACGAATATATGTGGGAGGGCAACCCTGATTTTTGGGGTAAGCACTCCCCTATTTTATTTCCTATTGTTGGGACGCTGAAAAACAATTCTTATACCCTAAATGATAAGAAATATAGCATGAGCCGCCACGGTTTTGCAAGAGATAACCGATTTAAAGTAAAAGAACACGACAGCAGGAGTGTAATCTTTTCGTTAACACCAAACGATGAAACTAAAAAACATTTTCCTTTTGATTTTGAACTGGAATTGAAATATGCACTTCAGGATAAAAAATTAACTTTAGACTATACTGTTAGAAATACAGGCGATGTCGAAATGCCTTTTTCATTAGGTGCACATCCTGCCTTTGCACTGTCAGGAAATTTTAACGACTATAGCCTGCATTTTGAAAAAGAAGAACCACTAGTAAGTAGCCAGCTTGAAAACGACCTTATATCTGATACAACAGTTAGCATCGCCGCAAACAACGGCGAAGTTAAATTATCTTACTATCTGTTTAAGGACGATGCCCTTATCTTTAAATCGGTTCAATCTGATTTTATTGAAATAAAAAAAGATGGTACGGCTTTCCTGAAAGTTACCTTTAGCGATTTTCCGCACTTAGGAATATGGACCAAACAGGATGCACCTTTTATATGCATAGAACCCTGGCAGGGCTACTCTGACAGTTATGATGCTGATGGGGATTTTTTAAAAAAAGAAGGCATTGTCACATTGCAACCTGATGAAGAGTTTAATGCTTCTTTTTCAATCGCGATTTTACGTTAA
- a CDS encoding Clp protease ClpB, producing the protein MNFANFTIKSQEAIQRAQQIAQSYGHQQIENEHIVKAILEVDENVTPFLLKKLNVNLPLFQQILDSTLQSFPKVTGGEMSISRDASTSLTEASNIARKMNDEFVSIEHLLLAIFASKSKVAQILKDQGVTEKALKAAIDELRKGDRVTSASAEETYNSLNKYAKNLNQLANEGKLDPVIGRDEEIRRVLQILSRRTKNNPMLVGEPGVGKTAIAEGLAHRIIQGDVPENLKDKVVYSLDMGALIAGAKYKGEFEERLKSVVKEVTSAEGDIVLFIDEIHTLVGAGGGDGAMDAANILKPALARGELRAIGATTLDEYQKYFEKDKALERRFQKVLVDEPDTESAISILRGIKEKYETHHQVRIKDEAIIAAVELSQRYITNRFLPDKAIDLMDEAASKLRMEINSKPEELDVLDRKIMQLEIEIEAIKRENDESKLKSLGLDLANLKEERNEIYARWKSEKDIVDNIQAAKTEIENFKLEAERAEREGNYGKVAELRYGKIKDSEEKLTQMEQQLQETQKGETLIKEEVTREDIAEVVAKWTGIPVTKMLQGEREKLLQLEDELHKRVVGQEEAIEAVSDAVRRSRAGLQDQKKPIGSFLFLGTTGVGKTELAKALASYLFDDENAMTRIDMSEYQERHSVSRLVGAPPGYVGYDEGGQLTEAVRRKPYSVVLLDEIEKAHPDTFNILLQVLDEGRLTDNKGRVADFKNTIIIMTSNMGSSIIQEKFENLKGNVEAAIEAAKTEVLGLLKQTVRPEFINRIDDIVMFTPLSSDNIKEIVGLQIKSVTKLLAQQNITLDATPEAMEYLSKKGYDPDFGARPVKRVIQKEVMNELSKQILSGKVTTDSIILLDSFDGQLVFRNQSDLVSK; encoded by the coding sequence ATGAACTTTGCCAATTTTACTATAAAATCGCAGGAAGCCATACAAAGGGCACAGCAAATTGCCCAAAGTTATGGTCACCAGCAAATTGAAAACGAACATATAGTTAAAGCCATATTAGAAGTAGACGAAAATGTTACTCCGTTTCTTCTAAAAAAACTAAACGTTAACCTTCCGCTATTTCAGCAAATACTGGACAGCACATTACAAAGCTTTCCAAAAGTAACCGGTGGTGAAATGAGCATCTCGCGTGATGCATCGACATCACTTACCGAAGCCTCTAACATTGCACGTAAAATGAACGATGAATTTGTTTCTATCGAACATTTACTGCTTGCCATATTTGCTTCAAAAAGCAAGGTAGCCCAGATATTAAAAGATCAGGGTGTTACAGAAAAAGCTCTGAAAGCAGCAATTGACGAATTGCGTAAAGGCGACAGGGTAACATCGGCAAGTGCCGAAGAAACCTATAACTCGCTTAACAAATATGCCAAAAACCTTAACCAGCTGGCAAACGAGGGTAAGCTTGACCCTGTAATTGGACGTGATGAGGAAATTCGCCGCGTGCTACAGATACTTTCAAGGCGTACCAAAAACAACCCTATGCTTGTAGGTGAACCCGGGGTTGGTAAAACGGCAATTGCCGAAGGCCTTGCACACCGTATTATTCAGGGCGACGTTCCTGAAAACCTGAAAGATAAAGTTGTTTACTCTTTAGATATGGGTGCTCTTATTGCAGGCGCCAAATATAAAGGGGAGTTTGAGGAAAGATTAAAATCGGTTGTAAAAGAGGTAACTTCCGCTGAGGGGGATATCGTATTATTTATTGACGAGATACACACCCTTGTAGGTGCCGGAGGCGGTGATGGCGCTATGGATGCTGCCAACATACTTAAGCCCGCCCTTGCCCGTGGAGAACTTCGCGCGATAGGTGCAACTACCCTGGACGAGTACCAGAAATACTTTGAAAAAGATAAAGCACTTGAGCGTCGTTTCCAGAAGGTACTGGTAGATGAGCCGGATACCGAAAGCGCTATCTCTATTCTTCGTGGTATTAAAGAGAAATATGAAACCCACCACCAGGTTCGAATTAAAGATGAGGCTATTATTGCCGCTGTTGAATTATCGCAGCGTTATATAACCAACCGTTTCCTTCCGGATAAAGCAATCGACTTAATGGACGAGGCAGCTTCTAAACTGCGTATGGAAATTAACTCTAAACCTGAAGAACTTGATGTACTGGACAGAAAGATCATGCAGCTTGAAATTGAGATCGAAGCCATTAAACGTGAAAACGACGAAAGTAAGTTAAAATCGCTCGGGCTTGACCTTGCCAACCTGAAAGAAGAGCGCAACGAGATTTACGCCCGCTGGAAAAGTGAGAAAGATATTGTAGATAATATTCAGGCAGCGAAGACTGAAATTGAAAACTTTAAGCTGGAAGCCGAACGCGCCGAACGCGAAGGCAACTACGGAAAGGTAGCCGAACTTCGTTACGGTAAGATCAAAGATTCTGAAGAAAAGCTAACCCAAATGGAACAGCAGCTTCAGGAAACCCAAAAAGGCGAAACACTTATTAAAGAAGAGGTGACCCGTGAAGATATTGCCGAAGTTGTTGCCAAGTGGACAGGTATTCCTGTAACAAAAATGCTTCAGGGGGAACGCGAAAAACTGCTTCAGCTTGAAGACGAACTTCACAAACGTGTTGTAGGTCAGGAAGAAGCCATAGAAGCTGTTAGTGATGCTGTAAGGAGAAGCCGCGCCGGATTACAGGATCAGAAGAAACCTATTGGTTCATTCTTATTTCTGGGTACTACCGGAGTAGGTAAAACAGAGCTTGCAAAAGCACTTGCTTCGTACTTGTTTGACGATGAGAATGCCATGACACGTATAGACATGAGTGAGTACCAAGAACGCCACAGCGTGAGCAGACTGGTGGGTGCGCCTCCTGGATACGTTGGTTATGATGAAGGTGGACAGCTTACCGAAGCCGTTAGAAGAAAACCATACTCTGTTGTATTGCTTGATGAGATTGAGAAAGCCCATCCTGACACTTTCAATATATTATTACAGGTGTTGGATGAAGGCCGACTTACCGACAATAAAGGTCGAGTAGCCGACTTTAAGAATACAATCATCATCATGACCTCTAACATGGGTAGCAGTATAATACAGGAGAAATTCGAAAACCTGAAGGGCAATGTAGAGGCCGCTATTGAAGCTGCCAAAACGGAAGTACTCGGATTATTGAAACAAACGGTAAGACCGGAATTCATTAACCGTATCGATGATATCGTAATGTTTACACCGCTGAGTTCCGATAACATTAAAGAGATCGTTGGTTTACAGATAAAATCTGTTACCAAATTACTTGCTCAGCAAAACATTACCCTGGATGCTACACCTGAAGCTATGGAGTATCTTTCTAAAAAAGGATATGATCCGGATTTTGGTGCACGACCTGTAAAACGTGTTATTCAGAAAGAAGTAATGAATGAACTGTCTAAACAGATACTTTCGGGCAAAGTAACTACCGACAGTATTATACTATTGGACAGCTTCGACGGTCAACTGGTATTTAGAAACCAAAGCGACCTTGTAAGCAAATAA